The genomic stretch TTGCGGTTCGAACGTCGTCTGTTCCACTCGCTTTTCGCGCTCGAAGACCAGAAGGAAGGCATGGCCGCCTTCGCCGAAAAGCGGAAGCCGAATTTCGCCAATCGGTAGGGCGTTGCCGGCACGCGACCGAAACCCTGTGGCGTCGGCCAAAAAGAACGCCAGGCAGCGTTGACGCGCCGGAAAAGCTGAACTATAAGCCGCACCAACCGAGGCGGCCCTGTGGCTGCCCGTTTGTTTTTTGCGCCCTGCGGCACGCCGCATGCGCCGACCAGATCAGAAGAGAGGCATCATGGCCAACACATCCTCGGCCAAAAAGGCAACGCGCAAGATCGCCCGCCGCGCGGCGATCAACAAGAACCGCCGCTCGCGCGTGCGCACCTATGTCCGCCAGGTCGAGGAGGCGCTCGCCTCCGGTGACAAGGCTGCCGCGCAGGCCGCCTTCAAGGCCGCCGAGCCGGAATTGATGCGCGCCGCGACCAAGGGCGTCATCCACAAGAACACAGCGTCCCGCAAGGTGTCGCGTCTGGCCGCACGGCTCAAGGTGCTGTCGGCCTGACATCGCCTTTACAGACTAGCTTCTCTAAAACCCGGCCGATCGTGCCGGGTTTTTTTCGTTTGCCGGCAAGTACTTAAAAAGAATGCTCGGAAACGGCGCCCAAGGCGGATTCCAAGCTTCGAAATGCTTTGCCGGCACATGCATGCCCGCTGACGGTTGATATGCTCAAAAAATGCCGCCTCAGAAATTCTCAACTATCACAAATAAGCGATATTTTTCAGCTACTTAGCCATGGTCATCCACAGCCTGTCCACAGACCCCCGAGAGGACGGGAGGACAACTGCCTGTCAAGCGAATTATTTCAGAATATTTCGCGCCGGCCCGGCTTTTTCATATTCGCCGGAAAAGGGTTTGAATCACAATGGCTTTGTCAAAATATGCCGTAACGGCATGACGTCCGAAGGGGCGCGAGGTAACCAGATTCCTTAAAA from Mesorhizobium sp. 113-3-3 encodes the following:
- the rpsT gene encoding 30S ribosomal protein S20, with translation MANTSSAKKATRKIARRAAINKNRRSRVRTYVRQVEEALASGDKAAAQAAFKAAEPELMRAATKGVIHKNTASRKVSRLAARLKVLSA